A genomic window from Candidatus Fusobacterium pullicola includes:
- the obgE gene encoding GTPase ObgE — protein MFIDEVIITVKAGNGGDGSAAFRREKYVQFGGPDGGDGGKGGDVIFVADPNINTLIDFKFKKLFKAQNGENGQKKQMYGKTGENLVIKVPVGTQVRDIETGKLLLDLNVAGEERVLLRGGKGGLGNVHFKSSIRKTPKIAGKGREGAELKVKLELKLIADVALVGYPSVGKSSFINRVSAANSKVGSYHFTTLEPKLGVVRLEEGKSFVIADIPGLIEGAHEGVGLGDKFLRHIERCKMIYHLVDVAEIEGRDAIEDYEKINTELRKFSEKLAKKKQIVLANKMDLLWDMEKYEKFKSYVEAQGNEVYPVSVILNEGIKEVLYRSWNMLEEIEREPLEEETNVDEVLREIRGDKEDFIITQDEDGTYVIEGRVLDGVLAKYVITMDDDSIVNFLHMMRSLGMEEAMRKAGIQDGDSVRIADVEFEYVE, from the coding sequence ATGTTTATAGATGAGGTAATAATTACGGTTAAAGCTGGTAATGGTGGAGATGGTTCAGCCGCTTTTAGAAGAGAGAAATATGTACAATTTGGAGGTCCAGATGGTGGAGATGGAGGGAAAGGTGGAGATGTAATCTTTGTTGCTGACCCTAATATCAACACACTTATAGATTTTAAATTTAAAAAATTATTTAAAGCTCAAAATGGAGAAAATGGGCAAAAAAAGCAAATGTATGGAAAAACAGGTGAAAACTTAGTAATTAAAGTTCCTGTGGGAACACAAGTAAGAGATATTGAAACTGGAAAACTTTTACTTGACTTAAACGTAGCAGGAGAGGAGAGAGTTTTATTAAGAGGAGGAAAAGGAGGACTTGGAAACGTTCACTTTAAATCTTCTATTAGAAAGACTCCAAAAATAGCTGGAAAAGGTAGAGAAGGGGCTGAGTTAAAAGTAAAATTAGAATTAAAACTTATAGCTGATGTTGCTCTTGTTGGATATCCATCAGTTGGAAAATCAAGTTTTATCAATAGAGTTTCAGCAGCAAATTCAAAAGTTGGAAGTTACCACTTTACAACTCTTGAACCAAAACTTGGAGTAGTGAGATTAGAGGAAGGGAAATCTTTCGTAATAGCAGATATTCCTGGACTTATTGAGGGAGCTCATGAAGGAGTAGGGCTTGGAGATAAATTCTTAAGACATATTGAAAGATGTAAGATGATATATCATTTAGTTGATGTGGCAGAGATAGAGGGAAGAGATGCTATTGAAGACTATGAGAAGATAAATACTGAGCTTAGAAAATTTAGTGAAAAATTAGCAAAGAAAAAACAAATAGTTTTAGCTAATAAGATGGACTTATTATGGGATATGGAAAAATATGAAAAATTCAAATCTTATGTAGAAGCTCAAGGAAATGAAGTGTACCCTGTATCTGTAATATTAAATGAAGGTATTAAAGAGGTATTATATAGAAGCTGGAATATGTTAGAAGAGATAGAGAGAGAGCCATTAGAAGAGGAAACAAATGTAGATGAAGTTCTAAGAGAGATAAGAGGAGATAAGGAGGACTTCATTATCACTCAAGATGAAGATGGAACATATGTAATTGAAGGAAGAGTTCTAGATGGAGTACTTGCTAAGTATGTAATTACTATGGATGATGATTCAATAGTAAACTTCTTACACATGATGAGATCTTTAGGAATGGAAGAGGCTA
- a CDS encoding PTS transporter subunit EIIC — MEGKFLERLEKVLLPIGSKLGSQKHLQAISVGMMMTLALIVVGSLFLIVANPPINLELVDPNTSNIFLQFMIGWKKFALENYDIITKPFNFTMGVVGLMTAFTIAYSLANEYKLNNLTSGLISMTTFLMIAAPIEDGKIVMHYLGADGLFIAIIISLVSVEISMLVERLGWKFKSEHIPPAVLSFMNALIPLLLNIIIIYGLSVIIFVKTGKTIPDLIMAVLTPALNIGNNIWGYLAILVFGNILWLFGINGTSVIFPIIFAIGIANTGINAELVRQGKEPEMLMNLQMFRVAIMGGAGNTLGLIILMLRSKSEQLKTLGKLAFVPGICGINEPVIFGTPIIFNPILGLPFLLTPIVTVSMTYIAQKIELISMGYIVDPSFAPFFIQGYLSSLDVRNLIFYFLLVVVSLIIYFPFFKVYEKNLIAQEEE, encoded by the coding sequence ATGGAAGGGAAATTTTTAGAAAGATTAGAAAAGGTATTATTACCAATAGGAAGTAAGTTAGGGAGTCAAAAACATCTTCAAGCTATATCAGTAGGAATGATGATGACACTTGCTCTTATAGTTGTAGGATCTTTATTCTTAATAGTGGCGAATCCACCGATAAATTTAGAATTAGTAGACCCAAATACAAGTAATATATTTTTACAATTTATGATAGGTTGGAAAAAATTTGCTTTAGAGAATTATGATATAATAACAAAACCATTTAATTTTACAATGGGAGTAGTTGGACTTATGACAGCTTTTACTATAGCTTATTCCTTAGCTAATGAGTACAAGCTAAATAATTTAACATCTGGTTTAATCTCAATGACAACTTTCTTAATGATAGCAGCTCCAATTGAAGATGGTAAAATTGTGATGCATTATCTAGGAGCAGATGGATTATTTATAGCTATCATTATTTCACTAGTAAGTGTTGAAATATCTATGTTGGTAGAGAGACTAGGATGGAAGTTTAAAAGTGAGCATATACCACCAGCTGTACTTTCATTTATGAATGCTTTAATACCATTACTTTTAAATATTATTATAATTTATGGTTTAAGTGTAATAATTTTTGTAAAAACAGGAAAAACTATTCCAGATCTAATAATGGCTGTATTAACACCAGCTTTAAATATAGGAAATAACATTTGGGGATACTTAGCAATATTAGTTTTTGGAAATATATTATGGTTATTTGGAATAAATGGAACATCAGTTATATTCCCAATAATATTTGCTATTGGAATTGCAAATACTGGAATTAATGCTGAACTTGTAAGACAGGGAAAAGAACCAGAGATGTTGATGAACCTTCAAATGTTCAGAGTTGCTATAATGGGAGGAGCTGGAAATACATTAGGGTTAATTATTTTAATGCTAAGAAGTAAATCAGAGCAACTGAAAACACTGGGAAAATTAGCTTTTGTTCCAGGGATTTGTGGAATAAATGAGCCAGTGATATTTGGAACTCCAATAATATTTAATCCGATATTGGGATTACCATTTTTACTTACTCCTATTGTAACAGTTTCAATGACATATATAGCTCAAAAAATAGAATTAATTTCTATGGGGTATATTGTAGACCCATCATTTGCTCCATTTTTTATACAAGGATATTTATCATCACTAGATGTTAGAAACTTAATATTCTACTTCCTTTTAGTTGTAGTAAGTCTTATTATCTATTTCCCATTCTTTAAAGTGTATGAGAAAAATTTAATAGCTCAAGAGGAAGAGTAA